In a genomic window of Chaetodon auriga isolate fChaAug3 chromosome 1, fChaAug3.hap1, whole genome shotgun sequence:
- the clec3a gene encoding tetranectin-like protein has product MARLALPVFLVLCFSLLHFSSGRPSRTRKAVSPRQSGAAEEDGVKSQLERLWQEVNSLKEMQALQTVCLRGIKAHRKCYLTIEEPRHYHEANEDCIAQGGTLAMPRDMMENNELRDYAKRSAAGSKDFWIGVADIVKEGQYVDVNSMPVSYFNWDRSKKQPTGTKRESCVALSVVAQGKWYDEVCRSLKKYICEYVIP; this is encoded by the exons ATGGCACGCCTGGCCCTGCCTGTCTTCCTCGTTCTTTGCTTCTCTTTGCTCCACTTCAGCTCCGGCCGTCCATCCCGCACCAGGAAGGCCGTGTCCCCTCGTCAGTCTGGAG ctgcagaggaagatggTGTGAAGTCCCAGCTTGAGAGGTTGTGGCAGGAGGTGAATTCACTGAAAGAGATGCAGGCGTTGCAGACAG tctgtcttcGTGGCATCAAAGCTCACAGGAAGTGTTATCTTACAATTGAGGAACCCAGACATTACCATGAAGCGAATGAAGACTGCATTGCACAAGGAGGAACTCTTGCAATGCCGCGGGACATGATGGAAAACAATGAACTGAGAGACTATGCAAAGAGGAGTGCTGCAGGATCCAAGGACTTCTGGATCGGTGTGGCAGACATAGTGAAAGAAGGCCAGTATGTTGATGTCAACAGCATGCCAGTCAGCTACTTCAACTGGGACCGCTCCAAGAAGCAGCCCACAGGAACGAAGAGGGAGAGCTGTGTTGCTCTTTCAGTGGTTGCACAAGGAAAGTGGTATGATGAGGTGTGTCGCAGCCTCAAAAAGTACATCTGTGAATATGTCATTCCCTAA